The Streptomyces sp. B3I8 nucleotide sequence GTCACGATCGCCGTCCGGGTGCGCTGCCGCTGGTTGGCGCGTCCGGTGCCGGTCCCTTTGCCGGTGGCGTCGCCCCCGTGGGCCCCTGCACCCGTGTCCGTGCGTGCCGTCATCGCGGGTCCCCTCCTCCTGTGGTCCGTTCCGTCGTCCGAGCCGTTCGGCCGGTGAGGAGCCTCCATGGTAGCGCCTACCTCTCATTATGAGAGTTCACTTGCATTGCGGAGGGGTCCTCCCTACTCTCATGAGAGTCAACTCTCACGAACACCGGAAAGGGGACGTCATGAGCGCCACGAACCGACCGTCCGTCGTCGGCCCCGACGACGGCGAGAGCATCCGGCTCGGCAGTACCCGCATGCGCATCCTCGAGGACGGCAGCACCACCGGGCACCGCCTCGGCATCGGCGAGATCACCCTCGCCCCGCACACCGAGGGCCCGCCCCAGCACCGCCATGCCCAGCACGACGAGGGCTTCTACGTCGTCTCCGGCACCGTCCACTTCACCGTCGGGGACACCACGTACGAGGCCCCGGCCGGCACGCTGGCGATGATCCCGCCGGGCGCCCCGCACACGTTCGCCAACCTCGGCGACGAACCGGCCGTCCTCCTCAACACCTTCACGCCCGACCTGTACGTGCGGTACTTCCACGACCTGCGGGACATGATCGCCGACGGCCAGGAGCTGACGCCGGAGTCGACGGTCGCCGTGATGAGCCGTTACGCCACGGTTCCGGCGACCGACTTCGCCTGACGGCCCCGCCGCCACCCGCACCGCGGCCCCCTTCCCACCCCTCGTCCCACGGCTCGACCGAGCCGCCCAAGGAGCACCGACATGACCCGCGCCACCCACACCCTCACCCTCGACCAGGGCGCCCTCGAACTCGCCGTCGACCGGCACGGCGAGCAGGGCCACCCCTTCCTCCTGCTGCACGGCGGCGGCGGCCCGGCCACCGTCGCCCCGTTCGCCGCACTGCTGGCCGAACAGCGCCCGGCCAGGGTGTTCAGCCCCGTCCACCCCGGCTTCGACGGCACCACCCGCCCCGACTGGCTGACCGACGTCCCCACCCTGGCCCGGATCTACGCGGACCTGCTCGACACCCTCGACCTGCGGGACGTCGCCGTCGTCGGCAACTCCATCGGCGGCTGGATCGCCGCCGAACTGGCGGTCCTGGGCAGCGACCGGATCACCAGCGTCACCCTCGTCAACGCCGTCGGCATCGCCGTCCCCGGCCACCCCGTTGCCGGCACCTTCTCCCTGACGCCGGTGGAACTCTCCCGGCTCTCCTTCCACGACCCCTCGAAGTTCCGCTTCGACCCCTCGGCGCTCTCCACGGAGCAGCGCGCGGTCATGGCCGGCAACCGGGCCGCCCTCCAGGTCTACTCGGGCCCGCACACCATGGCCGACCCCACCCTCACCGACCGGCTGGCCAAGATCACCCACCCGACGCTGGTGGCCTGGGGCGAGAGCGACAAGGTCGTGGACGCCGACTACGGGCGCGCCTACGCCGAGGCCGTGCCCGGCGCCGAGTTCCGGCTCCTTGCGGCCACCGGGCACCTGCCGCAGACCGAGACCCCCGACCAACTCCTCCCGCTGGTCTGGGACTTCGCCGACGCCCACGCCACCCACCGGCCGCAGCGCTGACCGGCGGCGGGCGGAGCACCGACGTGCCGACGACCGACCGCGGGCGACCGACGGTGATCCTGGCCGTGTGCTGCCTCAGCGTGCTGGTGGTCGGCCTCGACACCACGATCCTCAACGTCGCCCTGCCCTCGATCCAGGCGGACCTGCACTGCTCGCTGGCGGGACTGCAGTGGACCCTGGACGCGTACACCCTCGTACTGGCCTCGCTGCTCATCCTGGCCGGCGCCACCGCCGACCGGGTGGGACGGCGACGCGTCTTCCACCTCGGACTGATGCTGTTCACCGGCGGCTCCGCCCTGTGCAGCCTGGCCCCCTCACTGGACTGGCTGATCGTCTTCCGCATGGCGCAGGCCCTCGGCGGCTGCATGCTGACCCCGGTCGCCATGGCCATCCTCACGCACGCCCACCCGCGGCCGAAGGAGCGGGCCCGCGCCATCGGCGTGTGGGGCGGGGTGGTCGGCATCAGTATGGCGGCCGGGCCGATCCTCGGTGGCGTCCTGGTGCAGAGCGCCGGGTGGCGCTCGGTGT carries:
- a CDS encoding cupin domain-containing protein, which gives rise to MSATNRPSVVGPDDGESIRLGSTRMRILEDGSTTGHRLGIGEITLAPHTEGPPQHRHAQHDEGFYVVSGTVHFTVGDTTYEAPAGTLAMIPPGAPHTFANLGDEPAVLLNTFTPDLYVRYFHDLRDMIADGQELTPESTVAVMSRYATVPATDFA
- a CDS encoding alpha/beta fold hydrolase, with product MTRATHTLTLDQGALELAVDRHGEQGHPFLLLHGGGGPATVAPFAALLAEQRPARVFSPVHPGFDGTTRPDWLTDVPTLARIYADLLDTLDLRDVAVVGNSIGGWIAAELAVLGSDRITSVTLVNAVGIAVPGHPVAGTFSLTPVELSRLSFHDPSKFRFDPSALSTEQRAVMAGNRAALQVYSGPHTMADPTLTDRLAKITHPTLVAWGESDKVVDADYGRAYAEAVPGAEFRLLAATGHLPQTETPDQLLPLVWDFADAHATHRPQR